The Vicia villosa cultivar HV-30 ecotype Madison, WI linkage group LG1, Vvil1.0, whole genome shotgun sequence genome includes a region encoding these proteins:
- the LOC131648096 gene encoding amino acid permease 6-like translates to MTVEKSFSLEDSKYDDDGRSKRTGTCMTASAHIVTAVIGSGVLSLAWAVAQLGWIAGSVVLMLFSFITYFTACLLCDCYRYPDPVHGTRNRTYIESVKSILGGYQHKLCGLAQYINLVGCTIGYTLTASISIVAIKKSNCFHKYGQEADCDTANYPYMIIFGVFQIFLSQIPDFHELSWLSIVAAVMSFGYASIGIGLSIAKIAEKGHQLETSLTGLVVGVDVTSTKKMWNTFQALGNIAFAYCFSMVVVEIQDTLKSSPPENKTMKKASLIGISITTFFYALCGILGYAAFGNSAPGNFLTGFGFYEPFWLVDIGNLFIVIHLVGAYQVFSQPVFSLMENWGSEKWPQSKMMTKEYSVRIPLVGIWRVNMFRLIWRTVYVIITTIVAILLPFFNSVVGLIGALSFFPLTVYFPTEMYLTRLKVPKYSSIWIGMKLLSVFTFIVSLVAAVASIQGIITELAIYKPFG, encoded by the exons ATGACAGTCGAAAAAAGCTTCTCCCTAGAGGATAGTAAATATGACGACGATGGTCGCAGTAAACGAACAG GAACATGCATGACCGCAAGTGCACACATAGTTACTGCTGTCATTGGATCTGGAGTGTTATCATTGGCATGGGCAGTTGCGCAATTGGGATGGATTGCAGGGTCTGTCGTTCTCATGCTCTTCTCCTTCATCACTTATTTCACTGCATGTCTACTTTGTGATTGCTATAGGTATCCCGATCCTGTCCATGGAACCCGAAATCGCACCTACATAGAGAGTGTAAAAAGTATTTTAG GAGGATATCAGCACAAGTTGTGTGGACTGGCACAATACATAAATCTTGTGGGTTGTACCATTGGTTACACTCTAACAGCATCTATTAGTATAGT GGCCATAAAAAAATCTAATTGCTTTCACAAGTATGGTCAAGAAGCAGATTGTGATACTGCCAATTATCCATATATGATCATCTTTGGGGTCTTTCAGATTTTTCTAAGCCAAATTCCAGATTTCCATGAACTTTCATGGCTCTCTATTGTTGCTGCTGTCATGTCTTTTGGTTATGCTTCTATTGGCATCGGTCTCTCCATAGCAAAAATTGCAG aaaAAGGACACCAATTGGAGACGAGTCTTACAGGACTAGTTGTTGGAGTGGATGTCACAAGTACAAAAAAGATGTGGAATACCTTTCAAGCACTTGGAAACATAGCTTTTGCATATTGTTTTAGTATGGTAGTTGTTGAGATACAG gACACGCTTAAATCAAGTCCACCCGAAAATAAAACCATGAAGAAAGCATCCCTGATTGGAATTTCAATCACCACATTCTTTTATGCATTATGTGGTATTCTAGGCTATGCAGCATTTGGCAATAGCGCACCAGGGAATTTTTTAACTGGATTTGGATTTTATGAACCGTTTTGGCTTGTCGACATTGGTAATCTTTTTATCGTTATTCATCTAGTCGGAGCTTATCAGGTATTTTCACAACCTGTATTTTCCCTTATGGAAAACTGGGGCAGTGAGAAGTGGCCacaaagcaaaatgatgacaaaagaatATAGTGTAAGAATTCCTTTGGTTGGTATATGGAGAGTGAATATGTTCAGGTTGATATGGAGGAcagtttatgtgataataacaacaattgtTGCTATCTTACTCCCGTTCTTCAACAGCGTTGTGGGTTTGATAGGAGCTTTATCCTTCTTTCCCTTGACAGTGTACTTTCCAACAGAGATGTACCTAACACGACTTAAAGTGCCAAAGTATTCTTCTATATGGATAGGGATGAAACTTCTTAGTGTGTTTACCTTCATTGTGAGCCTTGTTGCTGCAGTTGCATCAATTCAAGGAATCATCACAGAACTTGCCATCTATAAGCCCTTCGGCTAG